The Pedobacter roseus genome contains a region encoding:
- a CDS encoding UDP-galactopyranose mutase, producing MEYRSLSLRCVICNVFDYQLNAVVSLTGSKKSHNLVYEHKHFEFGNQDNTVIKKEFLIPYQKG from the coding sequence TTGGAATATAGAAGTTTAAGTTTAAGATGTGTTATCTGTAATGTTTTTGATTATCAATTAAATGCTGTGGTTAGCCTTACAGGTTCTAAGAAGTCACATAATCTAGTTTATGAACACAAACATTTCGAATTTGGAAATCAGGATAATACAGTGATTAAAAAAGAATTCCTAATTCCGTATCAGAAAGGTTAG
- the cysC gene encoding adenylyl-sulfate kinase — translation MKEKINLFIQDSGITREQRENRNGANAFTIWMTGLSGAGKSTLSISLERWLFNNSYNCYRLDGDSIRQGMNRDLGFSKVDRAENIRRAAEVCKLFNDSGIIVIASFISPFSEDRSIAENIIGKRWFHLVYINASIEVCKKRDVKGLYKLSSEGKLKDFTGIDSLFEIPESTSLTLNTEILSETASLNILIQFVQTIITGKKP, via the coding sequence ATGAAAGAGAAAATTAATCTGTTTATTCAAGATAGCGGTATAACTAGAGAACAACGAGAAAATAGGAATGGTGCAAATGCTTTCACAATTTGGATGACTGGGCTATCTGGAGCTGGAAAATCTACCCTTTCGATAAGCTTAGAAAGATGGCTTTTCAATAACTCTTATAATTGCTATCGATTAGACGGCGACAGTATTAGACAGGGTATGAATCGTGATCTTGGCTTTTCAAAAGTAGACAGAGCAGAAAATATTAGAAGAGCTGCTGAAGTCTGTAAATTATTTAATGATTCTGGAATTATTGTTATAGCATCATTTATATCGCCTTTTTCAGAAGACAGGTCTATTGCGGAGAATATAATAGGAAAAAGATGGTTTCATCTAGTTTATATTAATGCCAGCATCGAAGTTTGCAAAAAACGTGATGTAAAAGGATTATATAAACTGTCAAGTGAAGGCAAATTAAAAGATTTTACAGGAATTGATAGTCTATTCGAGATTCCAGAATCGACTTCATTAACCCTGAATACGGAGATATTAAGTGAGACAGCCTCTTTAAATATCCTGATTCAATTTGTTCAAACAATTATTACGGGCAAAAAGCCATAA